The genomic interval GACTTCGGTCGCCGACTCCCACAGGGGCTTTCCGGTTTCCTCACCGATGCACTGTGCCAACGCTTCGGCATGCTTTTTCAGCTGTTCGGCGAACTTCTCCAGCACATCGATGCGCGCTTCCAGGCTCAGTTGTGCCCACGCTGGGAAGGTCCGGCGCGCTGCCTGCACAGCGGCCTCCACTTGGCTGGCGTCAGCGCCCTGCCCTTGCCAGATGACAGCCTGGGTTACCGGGTTCAGCGACTGCAGGGCTTCGCCCTGCCCCGCCAGCCAATTGCCTGCGATGTAATGCGTGGTCATTTATTGGGCCTCCCGGCTGGCCGACAGCGGCACGGCACGCACGTTGTCGCCAGCCCCCATGCGCAGACGCTTGGCGGTCAACGGGTCGACCACCAGGGTACCGGCGGCCAGCCGCGCCGGAGCGGCAGTGATGCGGCAATCGTCGCGTTTGCGGTTGTGGATGATGTAAGGGGTGGCGTCATCGCCCGGCGTGCCGACTGCCAGCACCAAGGTCTGGCTCTCGCGCACGGCGCGGATCTTGGCGGTATCACACTCGATGGCGGGGCCTGCGTCGAAGATGTCGACATAGCCCTGATAGTTGAAACCTTCCTGCTTGAGCATGGCCAGCGCCGGCTCGGTGTCGACGTGCACGCGGCCGATCACCTCGCGCGCCGCCTCGGACAGGAAGCAGGTGTACAGCGGGAACTTGGGCATCAGCTCGGCGATGAACGACTTGTTGCCTACGCCGGTCAGGTAGTCCGCCTGGCTGAACTCCATCTTGAAGAAATGCCGGCCAAGGCTTTCCCAGAAAGGCGAACGGCCATGCTCGTCGGACATGCCACGCATTTCGGCGATGATCTTTTTGCCGAACAGCTCCGGGAACTCGGCAATGAACAGCATGCGCGCGCGCGACAGCAGGCGGCCATTGAGCCCGGAGCGGTAGTCGCTGCGCAGAAACAGCGAGCACAGTTCAGAGTTGCCGGTCAGGTCGTTGGCGAGGAACAGGGTGGGGATTTCGCGATAGATCTTCAGCTCCTGCGAGGCGCTGACGGTCAAGCCGACCCGGTAGTTGTACCACGGCTCGCGCAGGCCGACGGCACCCGCGATGGCACTGATGCCCACCACCAGGCCTTCGTCGTTTTCCAGCACGAACAGGTAGTCGGTGTCGCCACGCTCGGCTTCGCCACGGAAGCTCTTTTCCGCCCAGCCAACGCGATGCCCCAAGCGTTCTTCGTTGGCCGGCAGCGTGGTCAGCCCGGTGGTGCCGGTGCTGCGTGCCAATTCGATCAACGCAGGCAAATCGCTGCTGCGTACAGGACGAACGATCATGCTATCTCCTTGTGCGGCGGCGGCGGCCGGCGCAAAACTCTTCTAACGCATCAATCCCGAAACGTCTGTTACCAGACCTCAGACT from Pseudomonas fortuita carries:
- the astA gene encoding arginine N-succinyltransferase translates to MIVRPVRSSDLPALIELARSTGTTGLTTLPANEERLGHRVGWAEKSFRGEAERGDTDYLFVLENDEGLVVGISAIAGAVGLREPWYNYRVGLTVSASQELKIYREIPTLFLANDLTGNSELCSLFLRSDYRSGLNGRLLSRARMLFIAEFPELFGKKIIAEMRGMSDEHGRSPFWESLGRHFFKMEFSQADYLTGVGNKSFIAELMPKFPLYTCFLSEAAREVIGRVHVDTEPALAMLKQEGFNYQGYVDIFDAGPAIECDTAKIRAVRESQTLVLAVGTPGDDATPYIIHNRKRDDCRITAAPARLAAGTLVVDPLTAKRLRMGAGDNVRAVPLSASREAQ